In Actinoplanes lobatus, the DNA window GCGGCCACTGCACGGTGTAGCTGGCCGTCTTGTGCCGGGCCACGAGCAGCGCCCGCTCCACCGACCAGGAGGCCGGGTCGGTCTCGCCGAGAACGTCGAGGTACTGCCCGGCGATCGCCTCGATCCGCATCCGGTCGTAGCGGGCCCGGACCTCGACCAGCACCGACGGGGGCGCCGCGGTGCGGGCCAGCAGCTGATCGGCCCAGACCAGGCAGAGGTCGCCGACCAGGACGGCGGCCGAGTCACCGAACTGGTCGCCGTGCTGGGCGGCGAAGAGCCGGTGCGCGGTGGGCCGGCCCCGGCGGGTCGCCGAGCGGTCCATCACGTCGTCGTGCACCAGGGCGAAGGTGTGCATGAGTTCGAGAGCGGCGAGAGCGGGTAAGACGGCCTCGACCGGCTCTCCTGTGCCGACGACGCCGCGCCAGCCCCAGTACGCGAAGGTCGGCCGGATCCGCTTGCCGCCGGCCATGACCAGGTCACGGGCGGTGCGGGTGAATCCGCCCAGAGCGGGGTCGACGGCGTCGAGCGCGGCGATCTGGGCGGCGAGGAAGTCGGCCAGCGTGCCCTCGACGGCGCCGATCAGCGCTCGGTGCGAGACCGGTTGGCGGGGGATCGCTTCGAGACGATTTCCCTCGAGGGTGTGATTGGCCACGCTCAGTACCGTACCCTAACTTTGTGAAGTTGCGTCGATTCGTGCGTCGATTTTGACCGGAGGACCCGGCATGGAAACCGATCTGGCGGCGGCCTACGAACGCTGCCGTGGACTGCACCGCGAGCACGGACGGACGTACTACCTGGCGACCCGGTTGCTACCGGCGTGGAAGCGCCGGCATGTGCACGCCCTCTATGGATTCACCCGATATGCGGACGAAATCGTCGACCGGACCGAGTCCCGGCCCTCCGCCGAGCGAGCCGCCCTGCTGGCCGCGTGGTCGAACAAGTTCCTCGCCGGTCTCCGCGGCGAACCCGCCGACGACGAGCTGCTCCCCGCCGTGCTGCACACCATCGCGATCTTCGACCTGGACCTCGAGGACTTCGAGAAGTTCCTGCGCAGCATGACGATGGACATAACGGTCACGTCGTACCGGACCTACGGCGACCTGCTCGACTACATGGAGGGCTCGGCCGCGGTCATCGGCACCATGATGCTGCCGATCCTCGGCTCCTCCGACCCGGTCGCCGCCCGCGAACCCGCCCGGCAACTCGGCTTCGCGTTCCAGCTCACCAACTTCATCCGGGACGTCGCCGAGGACCTCGACCGCGGCCGCGTCTACCTCCCCGAGGAACACCTCGACGAGTTCGGCGTCACCCGGCGGACCCTGCACGCCGGCGTGGCCACCCCGGCGATCAAGGCGCTGATCAAGGCCGAGGTGGTCCGGGCCCGCGAGCACTACGCCCAGGCCGCCCCCGGCATCCCGCTGCTCGAACCGGCATCCCAGGCCTGCATGCGCACCGCCTTCCAGCTCTACGGCGGCATCCTCGACGAGATCGAGGCGATCGACTACGACGTCTTCGGCCGCCGGGCCACCGTCCCCCACCACCGCCGGGCCGCCGTCGCGGTCCGCAGCCTGCTCACCCGCCCCGGCACACCCGTCCAGTTGGCGGCCTGATGTCCACCGCCGTCGTCCTGCTCACCCGGGACCTGCGCCTGCACGACAACCCGGCCCTCGCCGCCGCCTGCGCCGCGGCCGACCGGGTCGTCCCCCTCTACGTCCTCGACCCCGCGCTCGCCGGCCTCTCCCCGAACCGCACCCGCTTCCTCCACCAGAGCCTCGCCGACCTGCGCGACGGGCTCCGGAAACTGGGCGGCGACCTGGTCGTGCGCGAGGGCGACCCGGTCGCCGAGACCATCCGGACAGCCCGCGACACCGGAGCCACGACGATCACCCTGGCCGCCGACGTGAGCGGCTACGCCCGCCGCCGGGAACGCCACCTCAAGGACGAGTGCGACCGCCACCGCATCGCCCTCGAACTCCACGCCGGACTCACCGTCGTCGAACCCGGAACGCTCCGCCCGGGCGGCGGCGGAGACTGCTACAAGGTCTTCACGCCCTACTATCGCTCCTGGTCAGTGGCACGATGGCGACCCACGGCGGCCACCCCGAAACGGCTCACCCTGCCGGACGGCGTCACACCCGGAGACCTGCCGGCCCTCCCGGCCGGAGAATCACCCCACGCCTGCGAGGGTGGCGAGACCGCGGCCCGGCGCCGGCTCACCGCGTGGCTGAGACACGACATCGAGGGGTACGGCGACGCGCACGACGATCTTCCCGGTGATGCCACGAGCAGGCTCAGCCCGTACCTCCGCTGGGGTTGTCTCTCCCCGCTCAGCCTGGCCGAGACGGCGCGCTCGCGAGACGCCGAGGCCTTCGTCCGTCAGCTCTGCTGGCGGGACTTCTACTACCAGGTCGCCCGCGTCCACCCGAGACTGTCGACCGAGGCGCTGCGCCCGGCCGCCGACCGGGACTGGCGCTACGACACCGACGCCCTGGAACACTGGCAGGACGGGCTCACCGGCGTCCCGGTCGTCGACGCCGGGATGCGCCAGCTGCGCGACGAGGGCTGGATGCACAATCGGGCCCGCCTGATCACCGCGGCGTTCCTCACCAAGCACCTCGGCATCGACTGGCGGCTCGGGGTGGCCTGGTTCTTCCGATGGCTCCTCGACGGCGACCTGCCGAACAACTCGGGCAACTGGCAGTGGACCGCGGGCACCGGCAACGACACCCGCCCCTACCGCAGGTTCAACCCGATCCGCCAGGCGCTCCGGTTCGACCCCGAAGGCGTGTACGTTCGTCGCTACGTACCGGAGTTGAAAGGGATCGACGGCGCCGCCGTGCATCAGCCGTGGCGCCTCCCCGAACCGGAACGCCGCGGCCTCGACTACCCCGGACCGTTGGAATCGCACCGGGACGAGGCGGTCTGGCTGCGGGACTGATTCACCGTCCGGTCCGCCCGGACGGGAGCGGGGCCCGCCGGCGGTTGCGTCCGTCAACGTCTCTCCGGCGGGACCCGCGACTATCCCCGCTCCCGATGGTTAGCTGGACCCATGGGCGACGTGCGCAACGTGGACGTGGTGGTCATCGGGCTCGGTGTGGGCGGTGAGGAGGCCGCCGGACGGCTCGCCTCGGCCGGCCTCGACGTGGTCGGGGTGGAACACAACCTGGTCGGGGGCGAATGCCCGTACTGGGGATGCATCCCCACCAAGATGATGGTCCGCGCCGGGAGCGCCCTCGCCGAGGCACGGCGCATCCCCGGCCTGGCCGGCGCCTCCACCGTGGAACCCGACTGGACACCGGTCGCCGGGCGCGTCCGCGACGAGGCCACCGACGACTGGAACGACAAGGCCGCCGTCGACCGCCTCACCGGAAAGGGCGGGACCTTCGTGCGTGGCCGGGCCACGATCACCGGTCCCGGCCGCGTCCGGGTCGGAGAGCAGGAGTACGCGGCAGCACGCGGCCTGGTCCTCGCCACCGGAACCGTCGCCGTCATCCCACCGATCGACGGTCTCGCCGGCACCCCGTACTGGACCAACCGGGACGCCGTCGAAGCCGCCACCCTGCCCGGCTCCCTGATCATCCTCGGCGGCGGCGCGATCGGCTGCGAGTTCGCCCAGGTGTTCGCCCGCTTCGGCGTCGCGGTGACGATCATCGAGGGCTCCGGCCGGATCCTCGCCATGGAGGAACCCGAATCGTCCGAGGTCGCCACCGGAGTCCTGACCGCCGACGGGGTGACCGTGCGGACCGGCGTCCGCGCCACCCACGTCTCCCACGACGGCGCCTTCACCGTGACCCTCACCGACGGGAGCACCGTCACCGGCGACCGGCTGCTCGTCGCCACCGGCCGCGCCGCCCGCCTCGGCGACCTCGGCCTGGAGACCATCGGCCTCGACCCGGGCGCCCGCTTCCTCAGCACCGACGACCGGATGCGCGCCGCCGACCGGGTCTGGGCCGTCGGCGACGTCACCGGCAACGGCAACTTCACCCACATGGCCATGTACGAGGCCGACATCGCGGTCCGCGACATCCTCGGCCAGGGCGGGCCCGGCGCCGACTACCGCGCCCGTCCCCGGGTCACCTTCCTCGACCCCGAGATCGGCGCGGTCGGCCTCACCGAACAGCAGGCCCGCGACACGCTCACCGACGTACGGGTGGGCCACGTCCCGCTCTCCGCCACCTCCCGAGGCTTCGTGCACGGCCCCGGCAACGAGGGCTTCATCAAGGTCGTCGCCGACCACGAGCGCGGTGTGCTGGTCGGCGCCACCACCGCGGGCCCGGCCGGCGGCGAGATGATCGGCGCGCTCGCCGTCGCCGTCCACGCCGAAGTGCCGATCAGCACCCTGCACAGCCAGATCTGGGCGTACCCCACCTTCCACCGCGGCATCGGCGACGCACTGAAAGCGCTCGCCTGACGTTTCGACCGCGACCGCGTGGGAACCGCCAAGGCATGTTGCGGCAGGTTCTCACCCGGCTCGAACAGGCGGACGCCCTCGACGGCGCCAGCGACAAGCTCCAGGCGGCGGTCACGGCCACGGTCCGGCCCCGCACGCTGCGCGACCTCCTCCATGGCACCTGGATCGGGCATCCCCTGCACCCGGTGCTGGTCCAGGTCCCGGTCGGCGCCTTCCTCTCCGCGGCGGTCCTCGACCTGGGCAGATACCGCTCCACGGGCCGGGCCGCCACCGCGCTCATCGGGGCCGGCCTCGCCGGAGTCGCCCCCGCCGTGATCGCCGGCCTCGTCGACTGGTCCGAGATGACCAGGGACCGGCGCCGGGTCGGCCTCGTCCACGCCGCCGCCAACGCGCTCGCCGCCGGTCTCTACGCGACGTCCCTGGTGGCCCGGCTCACCGGGCGGGTCACCCAGGGAAAGGCCCTGGCCTACGCGGGACTGTCGGTCGCGGGAGCGGGGGCATTTCTCGGCGGACATCTCTCGTACGCCCAGGGCGCCGGAATCAGCCACGCCGCTCCCGAGGTGACGCGCCTCCCCGACGAGTGGACCGTCGCGGGGTCCCTCGCCTCACTACCCGACGGCAAGCCGGCCGCTCGCCGGGTGGGTGACACCGCCGTCCTCTTCTTCCGTCAGGGCGACCGGGTCACCGCGCTGATCGAGCGCTGCTCCCACGAGGGAGGGCCGCTGAGTGAAGGCGAGGTCGTTGACGGATGCGTGGTGTGCCCGTGGCACGGCAGCGCCTTCCGCCTCACCGACGGAGCCGTGATGCACGGGCCCGCCGGCAACGACCAGCCCGTCCTCCCGGTCCGCGTTCGCGAGGGCATGGTCGAGGTACGACACCCCTGAACCGCCTCTGGCCTGCGGAAACCGCTGAGGGCGACCCCCGGTTTTGGAGCCCCGGAGACCAGCGGGTAATGTTTTGCGAGCCGGCAGGGAAACGGGCGAGGTAAACCGGGTCACTCAGCACTGAGAGATTCGCACACCGGCCGTCCTGCCAAATCCACTGAACCGAGATCGCAGCATAGCTGCGCGCTTGGCGCGGTGGACTTACTAGGGCAGATCGGAGCCAACCGGGAGAAACCGGTTGACAACGCCGAGAGGGCCTAGTAAAGTAGAGCGAGTGCCCCGGGGGGCCGAGACGCGAAAGCGGAGCGGTTCGAAGGTGTGCGGTTGTTCTTTGAGAACTCAACAGGGTGCTTGATAAGCCAGTGCCAATTATGGCAATACCCCGGCTCATCGTTTAGGCGATGGGTGGGAGATTCCTTTGGCAACTTTTATGTTGCCGGGACGATTGTTCAACAGATTTTGTTGGAGAGTTTGATCCTGGCTCAGGACGAACGCTGGCGGCGTGCTTAACACATGCAAGTCGAGCGGAAAGGCCCTTCGGGGTACTCGAGCGGCGAACGGGTGAGTAACACGTGAGTAACCTGCCCTGGACTTTGGGATAACCCTCGGAAACGGGGGCTAATACCGAATACGACACAGCTTCGCATGAAGTCTGTGTGGAAAGTTTTTCGGTCTGGGATGGACTCGCGGCCTATCAGCTTGTTGGTGGGGTAATGGCCTACCAAGGCGACGACGGGTAGCCGGCCTGAGAGGGCGACCGGCCACACTGGGACTGAGACACGGCCCAGACTCCTACGGGAGGCAGCAGTGGGGAATATTGCACAATGGGCGGAAGCCTGATGCAGCGACGCCGCGTGAGGGATGACGGCCTTCGGGTTGTAAACCTCTTTCAGCAGGGACGAAGCGCAAGTGACGGTACCTGCAGAAGAAGCGCCGGCCAACTACGTGCCAGCAGCCGCGGTAAGACGTAGGGCGCGAGCGTTGTCCGGATTTATTGGGCGTAAAGAGCTCGTAGGCGGCTTGTCGCGTCGAATGTGAAATCTCAGGGCTCAACTCTGACATTGCATTCGATACGGGCAGGCTAGAGTTCGGTAGGGGAGACTGGAATTCCTGGTGTAGCGGTGAAATGCGCAGATATCAGGAGGAACACCGGTGGCGAAGGCGGGTCTCTGGGCCGATACTGACGCTGAGGAGCGAAAGCGTGGGGAGCGAACAGGATTAGATACCCTGGTAGTCCACGCTGTAAACGTTGGGCGCTAGGTGTGGGGACCCTCTCCGGGTTTCTGCGCCGCAGCTAACGCATTAAGCGCCCCGCCTGGGGAGTACGGCCGCAAGGCTAAAACTCAAAGGAATTGACGGGGGCCCGCACAAGCGGCGGAGCATGCGGATTAATTCGATGCAACGCGAAGAACCTTACCTGGGTTTGACATGCACGGAAATCCTCCAGAGATGGGGGGTCCTTCGGGGTCGTGCACAGGTGGTGCATGGCTGTCGTCAGCTCGTGTCGTGAGATGTTGGGTTAAGTCCCGCAACGAGCGCAACCCTCGTTCGATGTTGCCAGCGCGTAATGGCGGGGACTCATCGAAGACTGCCGGGGTCAACTCGGAGGAAGGTGGGGATGACGTCAAGTCATCATGCCCCTTATGTCCAGGGCTTCACGCATGCTACAATGGCCGGTACAAAGGGCTGCGAGACCGTGAGGTTGAGCGAATCCCAAAAAGCCGGTCTCAGTTCGGATCGGGGTCTGCAACTCGACCCCGTGAAGTCGGAGTCGCTAGTAATCGCAGATCAGCAACGCTGCGGTGAATACGTTCCCGGGCCTTGTACACACCGCCCGTCACGTCACGAAAGTCGGCAACACCCGAAGCCGGTGGCCTAACCCGTAAGGGAGGGAGCCGTCGAAGGTGGGGCTGGCGATTGGGACGAAGTCGTAACAAGGTAGCCGTACCGGAAGGTGCGGCTGGATCACCTCCTTTCTAAGGAGCATTCTTCCGCGAAAGCGGACAGAAATCCTGCACCAGCCGAATGTGTTGGTGAGGAGCTCACAGGCGGAGACACTGGCCAGTCAGGACCGGCAACGGCCGGCTCTAGTTAGTACAGCTGCTTCGGTGGCGTGGAACGCGGGTCGGTGCGGCTGGATTCTGGCGATAAGCACCCTGTTGGGTATCTGAAAGAACAACCCTAACTAGCCGGTTTACCGGCGCCCTGAAATATGGGTGGTTGTTTTTCAATGCCAGGCATGACCTGGCCTCCCATACCGCTCAGTTTCTGAGGTTTGGTGGGACGGCCTTGAAGGTTGTGGGTTGGTCGTTGGTTGAGAATTGCACAGTGGACGCGAGCATCTTGTTTTCTGTGGTTAAGTTGTCAAGGGCGAACGGTGGATGCCTTGGCACCAGGAGCCGATGAAGGACGTAGGAGGCCGCGATAGGCCTGGGGGAGCTGCCAACCTAGCTGTGATCCCAGGATGTCCGAATGGGGAAACCTGGCACGAGTCATGTCGTGTCATCCATGCCTGAATTCATAGGGCGTGTGAGGGGAACGCGGGGAAGTGAAACATCTCAGTACCCGTAGGAAGAGAAAACAACCGTGATTCCGTGAGTAGTGGCGAGCGAAAGCGGATGTAGCCTAAACCTTGCGTGTGTGATAGCTGTCAGGCGTTGCACGTGAGGGGTTGTGGGACCCACTTGATTGTTCTGACAGACAGTCGAAGAGTTACAAAGTCTTATGCTAGTCGAACGACGTGGGAAAGTCGGCCGTAGACGGTGAGAGCCCGGTAGACGAAAGTGTATGACCTCTTTGTGGTGTTCCCGAGTAGCAGCGGACTCCTAGAATCTGCTGTGAATCTGCCAGGACCACCTGGTAAGGCTGAATACTTCCTGGTGACCGATAGCGGACAAGTACCGTGAGGGAATGGTGAAAAGTACCCCGGGAGGGGAGTGAAATAGTACCTGAAACCGTTCGCCTACAATCCGTCAGAGCCTTTCGGGGTGATGGCGTGCCTTTTGAAGAATGAGCCTGCGAGTTAGTGGCATGTGGCGAGGTTAACCCGTGTGGGGAAGCCGTAGCGAAAGCGAGTCTTAATAGGGCGTTTTTAGTCGCATGCTCTAGACCCGAAGCGGAGTGATCTAGCCATGGGCAGGTTGAAGCGTGGGTAAGACCGCGTGGAGGACCGAACCCACCAACGTTGAAAAGTTGGGGGATGACCTGTGGTTAGGGGTGAAAGGCCAATCAAACTCCGTGATAGCTGGTTCTCCCCGAAATGCATTTAGGTGCAGCGTCGCGTGTTTCTTGCCGGAGGTAGAGCACTGGATGGTCTAGGGGGCCCACAAGCTTACTGAAATCAGCCAAACTCCGAATGCCGGTAAGTGAGAGCGCGGCAGTGAGACTGCGGGGGATAAGCTTCGTAGTCGAGAGGGAAACAGCCCAGATCGCCAGCTAAGGCCCCTAAGCGTGTGCTAAGTGGAAAAGGATGTGGGATCGCATGGACAACCAGGAGGTTGGCTTAGAAGCAGCCACCCTTTAAAGAGTGCGTAATAGCTCACTGGTCAAGTGGTTCCGCGCCGACAATGTAGCGGGGCTCAAGCACACCGCCGAAGCTGTGGCATTGACACTTTGCTCGGTCATGGTTTTCGGATCATGATCCAGGCGTGTTGATGGGTAGGGGAGCGTCGTGTTGCGGGTGAAGCGGCGGAGTGATCCAGCCGTGGACGCTACACGAGTGAGAATGCAGGCATGAGTAGCGAATGAAGGGTGAGAACCCCTTCCGCCGGATGACCAAGGGTTCCAGGGCCAGGCTAATCCGCCCTGGGTGAGTCGGGGCCTAAGGCGAGGCCGAGAGGCGTAGTCGATGGATAACGGGTTGATATTCCCGTACCCGCAAAAGAGCGCCCAAGACGAACCTCACTGTACTAACTACTTGAAGTGCCGGCGGTCTTCGGACCAAAAAGCATGGAGACTAGGAACTTGGTGGGTAGTAGTTTAGCGATGGGGTGACGCAGGAAGGTAGATGATCCCGGCCGGTGGTTGTGCCGGGGTAAGCGTGTAGGACGTACCGTAGGCAAATCCGCGGTGCATATAGTCTGAGACGTGATGCCGAGCCGTTCTGGTGAAGTCATTGATCCTATGCTGCCGAGAAAAGCCTCTAGCGATGTTCTGAGCGGCCCGTACCCCAAACCGACACAGGTGGTCAGGTAGAGAATACCGAGGCGACGGGTGAACTGTGGTTAAGGAACTCGGCAAATTGCCCCCGTAACTTAGGGAGAAGGGGGGCCGGACGCGTGAAGCCCCTTGCGGGTGGAGCGTGGTATGGCCGCAGAGAGCAGGGGGAAGCGACTGTTTACTAAAAACACAGGTCCATGCCAAGTCGTAAGACGATGTATATGGACTGACGCCTGCCCGGTGCTGGAACGTTAAGGGGACCTGTTAGCTCTTCGGGGCGAAGCGGAGAACTTAAGCGCCAGTAAACGGCGGTGGTAACTATAACCATCCTAAGGTAGCGAAATTCCTTGTCGGGTAAGTTCCGACCTGCACGAATGGCGTAACGACTTCCCCACTGTCTCAACCACAGGCCCGGCGAAATTGCAGTACGAGTAAAGATGCTCGTTACGCGCGGCAGGACGGAAAGACCCCGGGACCTTTACTATAGCTTGACATTGGTATCTGAATTTAATTGTGTAGGATAGGTGGGAGACTGTGAAGCTCGGACGCCAGTTCGGGTGGAGTCATTGTTGAAATACCACTCTGTTGGGTTTGGGTATCTAACTTGCGGCCCTGATCGGGTCGAGGGACAGTGTCTGGTGGGTAGTTTAACTGGGGCGGTTGCCTCCTAAAGGGTAACGGAGGCGCCCAAAGGTTCCCTCAGCCTGGTTGGCAATCAGGTGTTGAGTGTAAGTGCACAAGGGAGCTTGACTGTGAGACTGACGGGTCGAGCAGGGACGAAAGTCGGGACTAGTGATCCGGCACTTGCGTGTGGAAGCGGTGTCGCTCAACGGATAAAAGGTACCCCGGGGATAACAGGCTGATCTTCCCCAAGAGTCCATATCGACGGGATGGTTTGGCACCTCGATGTCGGCTCGTCGCATCCTGGGGCTGTAGCAGGTCCCAAGGGTTGGGCTGTTCGCCCATTAAAGCGGTACGCGAGCTGGGTTTAGAACGTCGTGAGACAGTTCGGTCCCTATCCGCCGTGCGCGTTGGATACTTGAGAAGGGCTGTCCCTAGTACGAGAGGACCGGGACGGACGAACCTCTGGTGTGCCAGTTGTTCCGCCAGGAGCATGGCTGGTTGGCTACGTTCGGAAGGGATAACCGCTGAAAGCATCTAAGCGGGAAGCCTGCTTCGAGATGAGGTATCCCACCACCTTTGAGTGGGTAAGGCTCCCAGCTAGACTACTGGGTTGATAGGCCGGAGATGTAAGCACGGTAACGTGTTGAGTTGACCGGTACTAATAGGCCGAGGGCTTAACCACCCTAAACATTTTACTTGCGTCCACTGTGTGATTCAC includes these proteins:
- a CDS encoding polyprenyl synthetase family protein: MPRQPVSHRALIGAVEGTLADFLAAQIAALDAVDPALGGFTRTARDLVMAGGKRIRPTFAYWGWRGVVGTGEPVEAVLPALAALELMHTFALVHDDVMDRSATRRGRPTAHRLFAAQHGDQFGDSAAVLVGDLCLVWADQLLARTAAPPSVLVEVRARYDRMRIEAIAGQYLDVLGETDPASWSVERALLVARHKTASYTVQWPLAFGLALACAGRTDLDEAYQVYGLAVGEAFQLRDDLLGVYGDPAVTGKPAGDDLRTGKPTTLLMMARRMATEAQLDELAVAGVARQAEIIAATGAPARVEEMIRDRVREGVAAITDAPVRADARTALIELAAAASHRPA
- a CDS encoding phytoene/squalene synthase family protein, which encodes METDLAAAYERCRGLHREHGRTYYLATRLLPAWKRRHVHALYGFTRYADEIVDRTESRPSAERAALLAAWSNKFLAGLRGEPADDELLPAVLHTIAIFDLDLEDFEKFLRSMTMDITVTSYRTYGDLLDYMEGSAAVIGTMMLPILGSSDPVAAREPARQLGFAFQLTNFIRDVAEDLDRGRVYLPEEHLDEFGVTRRTLHAGVATPAIKALIKAEVVRAREHYAQAAPGIPLLEPASQACMRTAFQLYGGILDEIEAIDYDVFGRRATVPHHRRAAVAVRSLLTRPGTPVQLAA
- a CDS encoding cryptochrome/photolyase family protein yields the protein MSTAVVLLTRDLRLHDNPALAAACAAADRVVPLYVLDPALAGLSPNRTRFLHQSLADLRDGLRKLGGDLVVREGDPVAETIRTARDTGATTITLAADVSGYARRRERHLKDECDRHRIALELHAGLTVVEPGTLRPGGGGDCYKVFTPYYRSWSVARWRPTAATPKRLTLPDGVTPGDLPALPAGESPHACEGGETAARRRLTAWLRHDIEGYGDAHDDLPGDATSRLSPYLRWGCLSPLSLAETARSRDAEAFVRQLCWRDFYYQVARVHPRLSTEALRPAADRDWRYDTDALEHWQDGLTGVPVVDAGMRQLRDEGWMHNRARLITAAFLTKHLGIDWRLGVAWFFRWLLDGDLPNNSGNWQWTAGTGNDTRPYRRFNPIRQALRFDPEGVYVRRYVPELKGIDGAAVHQPWRLPEPERRGLDYPGPLESHRDEAVWLRD
- a CDS encoding dihydrolipoyl dehydrogenase family protein translates to MGDVRNVDVVVIGLGVGGEEAAGRLASAGLDVVGVEHNLVGGECPYWGCIPTKMMVRAGSALAEARRIPGLAGASTVEPDWTPVAGRVRDEATDDWNDKAAVDRLTGKGGTFVRGRATITGPGRVRVGEQEYAAARGLVLATGTVAVIPPIDGLAGTPYWTNRDAVEAATLPGSLIILGGGAIGCEFAQVFARFGVAVTIIEGSGRILAMEEPESSEVATGVLTADGVTVRTGVRATHVSHDGAFTVTLTDGSTVTGDRLLVATGRAARLGDLGLETIGLDPGARFLSTDDRMRAADRVWAVGDVTGNGNFTHMAMYEADIAVRDILGQGGPGADYRARPRVTFLDPEIGAVGLTEQQARDTLTDVRVGHVPLSATSRGFVHGPGNEGFIKVVADHERGVLVGATTAGPAGGEMIGALAVAVHAEVPISTLHSQIWAYPTFHRGIGDALKALA
- a CDS encoding Rieske 2Fe-2S domain-containing protein — protein: MLRQVLTRLEQADALDGASDKLQAAVTATVRPRTLRDLLHGTWIGHPLHPVLVQVPVGAFLSAAVLDLGRYRSTGRAATALIGAGLAGVAPAVIAGLVDWSEMTRDRRRVGLVHAAANALAAGLYATSLVARLTGRVTQGKALAYAGLSVAGAGAFLGGHLSYAQGAGISHAAPEVTRLPDEWTVAGSLASLPDGKPAARRVGDTAVLFFRQGDRVTALIERCSHEGGPLSEGEVVDGCVVCPWHGSAFRLTDGAVMHGPAGNDQPVLPVRVREGMVEVRHP